In Marisediminicola antarctica, one DNA window encodes the following:
- the nuoK gene encoding NADH-quinone oxidoreductase subunit NuoK, with the protein MTLEAVLLVAAALFCVGLYGALSQQVVVMVMMGLELMLNGVILAAGAFWWFLAPAPDGQVLLLIVIAAMTVEMAMGFAVATLLHRSRGSDMTDSATDLSG; encoded by the coding sequence ATGACACTCGAAGCCGTTCTTCTCGTCGCCGCCGCGCTGTTCTGTGTCGGCCTATATGGTGCGCTGTCCCAACAGGTGGTCGTGATGGTCATGATGGGACTCGAGCTGATGCTCAACGGAGTCATCCTCGCGGCCGGCGCCTTCTGGTGGTTTCTCGCGCCCGCCCCGGACGGCCAGGTGCTGCTGCTCATCGTGATCGCCGCGATGACGGTGGAGATGGCGATGGGCTTCGCCGTCGCGACCCTGCTGCACCGGTCCCGCGGATCAGACATGACCGACTCGGCGACGGACCTCTCCGGATGA
- the lgt gene encoding prolipoprotein diacylglyceryl transferase translates to MLPFLIPSPDISYFDLGPVRIRFYALFILAGIVAAAWITSRRLKKAGADSEAAVDVVMWAVVFGIVGARIYHVLTHPADYFFPGADLLRTLYIWEGGIAIFGAVTFGAIGIYIGTRRAGIPFLVYADALVPGLLLAQAIGRLGNYFNQELFGSPTTLPWGLQIDQTSPAFPPGLAADTLFHPLFLYELLWNLIGVGVILLASRHKAIGSGVALGTYLIWYGIGRAWFESFRLDPTELEVFGIKANIITAVIAAAVGITLIVIRNRRETAHPDAPLPGATGAIPR, encoded by the coding sequence ATGCTTCCGTTTCTGATCCCCAGCCCTGACATCAGCTACTTCGATCTGGGGCCGGTCCGCATCCGTTTCTACGCCTTGTTCATCCTTGCCGGCATTGTGGCGGCAGCCTGGATCACATCTCGCCGGTTGAAGAAGGCCGGCGCCGACAGCGAGGCGGCCGTGGATGTCGTGATGTGGGCAGTCGTTTTCGGAATCGTTGGCGCTCGGATTTATCACGTGCTGACCCATCCGGCCGACTATTTCTTCCCCGGCGCAGATTTGCTGAGAACGCTCTACATCTGGGAAGGCGGCATCGCGATTTTCGGTGCCGTGACCTTCGGCGCCATCGGCATCTACATCGGAACGAGGCGTGCCGGAATCCCGTTCCTCGTCTACGCCGACGCCCTTGTTCCCGGACTGCTGCTGGCGCAGGCAATCGGACGACTCGGGAACTACTTCAACCAAGAACTGTTCGGCTCACCGACGACGCTGCCCTGGGGGTTGCAGATCGACCAGACCAGCCCCGCTTTTCCGCCTGGGCTTGCGGCAGACACCCTGTTCCACCCCCTGTTCCTCTACGAACTGTTGTGGAACCTCATCGGCGTCGGCGTGATTCTGCTCGCGTCGCGACACAAAGCAATCGGCAGCGGAGTCGCGCTCGGCACCTACCTGATCTGGTACGGCATCGGTCGGGCCTGGTTTGAGTCGTTCCGCCTCGACCCGACCGAACTGGAGGTCTTCGGCATCAAGGCGAACATCATCACCGCCGTCATCGCCGCCGCCGTGGGAATCACGCTCATCGTCATCCGGAATCGGCGCGAGACGGCGCATCCGGATGCGCCCTTGCCGGGCGCGACGGGAGCCATCCCGAGATAA
- a CDS encoding DUF305 domain-containing protein produces the protein MFNKRILLAVVGVLAASLTLSACSTGTSDTGSDSPGSSSDAAATFNDQDVSFAQSMVVHHSQAIDMAQVILDKDGIEPRVTELAQDIKDAQGPEIEQLNGFLEQWEAPSEMEGMDGMDGMDGMAGTMSEQDMADLETATGIEASRLFLEQMTVHHEGAVEMAQVQVDEGEDPDATALAQKIIDDQNAELELMDEILATL, from the coding sequence ATGTTCAACAAACGCATTCTCCTCGCCGTCGTCGGCGTTCTCGCCGCCTCCCTCACCCTCAGCGCCTGTTCTACGGGCACCTCGGACACCGGAAGCGACTCCCCCGGATCGTCATCCGACGCCGCCGCGACGTTCAACGACCAGGACGTCTCGTTCGCTCAATCCATGGTCGTGCACCACAGTCAGGCCATCGATATGGCGCAGGTGATTCTCGACAAAGACGGCATCGAACCGCGCGTCACCGAACTCGCGCAGGACATCAAAGATGCCCAGGGGCCCGAGATCGAGCAGCTGAACGGTTTCCTCGAGCAGTGGGAAGCTCCGTCCGAGATGGAGGGCATGGACGGCATGGACGGCATGGACGGCATGGCCGGCACAATGTCGGAGCAGGACATGGCGGACCTGGAAACGGCGACCGGTATCGAGGCGAGCCGGCTGTTCCTCGAGCAGATGACCGTGCACCACGAGGGCGCGGTGGAGATGGCGCAGGTGCAGGTTGATGAGGGCGAGGATCCGGATGCCACGGCTCTCGCCCAGAAGATCATCGACGACCAGAACGCCGAGCTCGAGCTGATGGACGAGATTCTCGCGACGCTGTAA
- a CDS encoding DUF6153 family protein: MAGARRQHVSVTAMIVIAAVLFGILAMHTMISSAAAPSAHSSVATANAASEDGAAAASGSHELPAEAACSASCMPDWMLVGMACAIGVFAVLVALLRHRPDLRRLMILPLARVIRIAGTRVSVPRTPSLEALSISRV, encoded by the coding sequence ATGGCAGGTGCACGACGGCAGCATGTCTCCGTCACCGCAATGATCGTCATTGCGGCCGTGCTGTTCGGAATCCTCGCTATGCACACGATGATCAGCTCAGCTGCTGCCCCGTCGGCCCATTCATCGGTCGCGACGGCGAACGCCGCGTCCGAGGACGGTGCGGCAGCGGCATCCGGATCTCACGAATTGCCGGCTGAAGCGGCCTGCTCCGCCAGTTGCATGCCGGATTGGATGCTTGTCGGAATGGCGTGTGCAATCGGCGTTTTCGCGGTCCTTGTCGCGCTCCTGCGTCACAGACCGGATCTGCGGCGGCTGATGATTTTGCCCCTCGCACGTGTCATCCGCATTGCCGGCACTCGGGTCTCCGTGCCGCGGACACCATCACTGGAAGCCCTCTCGATCAGTCGAGTCTGA
- a CDS encoding NADH-quinone oxidoreductase subunit J, with the protein MLVDLLFWALAFVSVASGVAVFVVDSMARATYALAVSFIAVGIMLVMAGLEYIGIITILMMVMEMAIMAVYMVMYMGMNPALMPMDMTHSKRWSAVLAVGTFVLLAAGALLIPWPARVGAPAADLTASLGEAIMGPKMLAMLTISPVLFATIIAGLVIANPRGRYDRWGDDLKRGTPNDPMRGGLGR; encoded by the coding sequence ATGCTGGTCGACCTGCTGTTCTGGGCGCTCGCGTTCGTGTCCGTGGCATCCGGTGTCGCGGTCTTCGTGGTCGACTCGATGGCGCGGGCCACCTACGCGCTCGCGGTCTCGTTCATCGCCGTCGGGATCATGCTCGTGATGGCCGGTCTCGAGTACATCGGCATCATCACGATTCTCATGATGGTTATGGAGATGGCGATCATGGCTGTCTACATGGTGATGTACATGGGGATGAACCCGGCCCTGATGCCGATGGACATGACCCACAGCAAACGCTGGTCGGCGGTGCTGGCGGTGGGAACCTTCGTGCTGCTGGCCGCGGGAGCCCTGCTCATCCCGTGGCCCGCCCGCGTGGGTGCACCCGCAGCCGACCTCACCGCCTCGCTCGGCGAGGCGATCATGGGGCCCAAGATGCTCGCGATGCTCACCATCAGCCCCGTGCTGTTTGCCACGATCATCGCCGGCCTCGTGATCGCCAACCCGCGCGGGCGGTATGACCGCTGGGGCGATGACCTCAAGCGCGGCACGCCGAACGATCCGATGCGGGGAGGGCTCGGGCGATGA
- a CDS encoding exo-alpha-sialidase yields MPPQSQPAVFGHVHGLGVDSVTGVAYAATHGGLFELPPAGATPIAAADLGDPIAGRAQDTMGFTIDGRQMFGSGHPDPAEQSATPNLGFITSNDSAQTWQTLSLGGEADFHDIEVVRDAAGALSVYAVDARTGQITTSTDGGVTWHSGADVIMRDLTADPASGTVYATTEQGLAVSDDDGATFEVDPDAPVMYLIDWVDGPSADGLVGIDPDGTVWTRIGAEDWQKRGSVSGDAEAMAYSPVPQPVLLVADARGIVTSDDFGATWLAVVER; encoded by the coding sequence ATGCCGCCACAGTCCCAGCCCGCGGTATTCGGACATGTCCACGGTCTCGGCGTCGACTCTGTGACCGGTGTCGCCTATGCCGCGACCCACGGTGGCCTGTTCGAGCTTCCCCCTGCCGGTGCCACCCCGATCGCGGCCGCCGACCTCGGTGATCCGATTGCCGGTCGGGCCCAGGACACGATGGGGTTCACGATCGATGGGCGGCAGATGTTCGGATCTGGACACCCCGATCCCGCTGAACAGTCCGCCACCCCGAACCTCGGTTTCATCACGAGTAATGACAGCGCCCAGACCTGGCAGACACTGTCGCTCGGCGGCGAAGCCGACTTCCATGACATCGAGGTGGTCCGTGACGCAGCAGGCGCCCTGAGCGTCTATGCCGTCGATGCCCGCACCGGACAGATAACGACCAGCACTGACGGAGGAGTGACCTGGCACTCGGGCGCGGACGTCATCATGCGCGATCTCACTGCTGACCCAGCATCCGGCACCGTGTATGCGACCACCGAGCAAGGCCTCGCGGTGAGCGACGATGACGGCGCAACCTTCGAGGTCGATCCCGACGCGCCGGTGATGTACCTCATCGATTGGGTCGACGGCCCGTCGGCTGACGGACTAGTCGGAATCGACCCTGACGGAACCGTGTGGACGAGGATCGGCGCCGAGGACTGGCAGAAAAGAGGGTCGGTCTCCGGCGATGCCGAGGCCATGGCCTACTCCCCCGTCCCGCAACCCGTGCTGCTCGTGGCGGATGCGCGAGGCATCGTCACCAGCGACGACTTCGGTGCCACCTGGCTGGCGGTGGTGGAACGATGA
- a CDS encoding complex I subunit 1 family protein, with amino-acid sequence MTEPIVQVSPAWAVLAPLALLLFALAGAGLNGALVARSAGRPVRSGAGAPFAQVARLLRQRRQVTVAADVLLWRIGAGGLLVVAILKILVIPLGPWTLADLDVGVVWFNTMDVMIWALFWLIGWGANSAHALVGGYRFLSLAVSYELPLMFALITPAVAARSLRVGDVVAAQHDLWFVIWMPVAFVIFCGSVIAFSSWGPFATGAGRDIAGGFLADVSGVDRLLILTGRYAVLAAGAAFAVPLFLGGGAGPLLPDWLWTIVKTALVLAAFVAIRHRVPTIRPDRFAEVAWIIVLPAALLQVLVVAIIAVGS; translated from the coding sequence ATGACTGAGCCCATCGTGCAGGTCAGCCCGGCCTGGGCGGTGCTGGCGCCGCTCGCCCTCCTGTTGTTCGCCCTCGCGGGAGCCGGGCTGAATGGTGCGCTCGTGGCCCGGTCGGCCGGTCGCCCGGTCCGCTCAGGAGCGGGTGCCCCGTTCGCCCAGGTGGCACGGCTGCTGAGGCAGAGACGACAGGTCACCGTCGCGGCCGATGTGCTGCTGTGGCGGATCGGTGCTGGTGGCCTCCTGGTTGTCGCTATTCTCAAGATCCTGGTCATCCCGCTCGGGCCGTGGACCCTCGCCGATCTCGACGTCGGCGTCGTCTGGTTCAACACGATGGACGTCATGATCTGGGCGCTGTTCTGGCTCATCGGCTGGGGGGCGAACAGCGCGCACGCGCTCGTGGGGGGCTATCGCTTCCTGTCGCTCGCTGTCTCGTATGAGCTGCCGCTGATGTTTGCGCTGATCACGCCGGCGGTCGCCGCCCGCAGCCTGCGGGTCGGCGACGTTGTCGCGGCCCAGCACGACCTGTGGTTCGTGATCTGGATGCCGGTCGCGTTCGTCATCTTCTGCGGCAGCGTCATCGCCTTCTCGAGTTGGGGGCCGTTCGCGACGGGTGCCGGGCGGGACATTGCGGGCGGTTTTCTCGCCGACGTCTCCGGCGTCGACAGGCTGCTCATCCTCACCGGCCGCTACGCGGTGCTCGCTGCGGGCGCCGCGTTCGCGGTGCCGCTCTTCCTCGGCGGTGGAGCGGGTCCGCTGCTGCCCGACTGGCTCTGGACGATCGTCAAGACCGCGCTCGTGCTCGCGGCCTTCGTCGCGATCCGCCACAGGGTGCCCACGATCCGCCCCGACCGGTTCGCCGAGGTGGCCTGGATCATCGTGCTGCCTGCGGCGCTCCTGCAGGTGCTCGTCGTCGCGATCATCGCCGTGGGGAGCTGA
- a CDS encoding NADH-quinone oxidoreductase subunit A, translated as MSAYLSVAVILGAALAGIGVLYLVARTTSVSSEPLVTTPFLSGWMPEQHALSRYHARWYPLTIIFLAFDVEMLFMYPWAVVVASEGPTAVIEMFVFLGLLMVGVVWAWREGSLRWV; from the coding sequence GTGTCGGCTTATCTCAGCGTCGCAGTGATCCTTGGAGCGGCATTGGCCGGAATCGGCGTGCTCTACCTTGTGGCCCGGACAACGTCGGTGTCATCGGAGCCGCTCGTGACCACGCCGTTCCTGTCCGGCTGGATGCCCGAACAGCACGCTCTGTCCCGCTACCACGCTCGCTGGTATCCGCTCACGATCATCTTTCTCGCCTTCGACGTCGAGATGTTGTTCATGTACCCCTGGGCCGTCGTCGTGGCGAGCGAGGGTCCCACGGCAGTCATCGAGATGTTCGTCTTCCTCGGGTTGCTCATGGTGGGAGTCGTGTGGGCCTGGCGGGAAGGATCGCTGAGATGGGTGTGA
- a CDS encoding DUF305 domain-containing protein, which yields MSSQNEDRTVQSDSDNSETNARRRERRMYLIFGAMIATSTVVMFVLTYTNSFSIDHVRWSEERVYMALLMGAAMAIIMLSFMWAMMYKNVKINVAIILGALVLGSVALGLSRSQVFVDDQAYMKGMIPHHSIAILTSERADIDDVRVRELADDIIEAQRKEIAEMTWLIEDIEENGVVTTPDEADERPVPEFEASP from the coding sequence ATGAGTTCACAGAACGAGGATCGAACAGTCCAGTCCGACAGCGATAACAGTGAGACGAACGCCCGCCGGCGCGAACGACGCATGTACCTGATTTTCGGTGCCATGATCGCCACCTCCACCGTGGTGATGTTCGTGCTCACCTATACCAATTCGTTCAGCATTGACCACGTGCGTTGGAGCGAGGAACGCGTCTACATGGCCCTGCTGATGGGCGCCGCCATGGCGATCATCATGTTGAGCTTCATGTGGGCGATGATGTACAAAAACGTCAAGATCAACGTCGCGATCATCCTGGGCGCACTGGTTTTGGGAAGCGTGGCGCTCGGCCTGTCCCGGTCGCAGGTGTTCGTGGACGACCAGGCGTACATGAAGGGCATGATCCCACACCACTCGATCGCGATCCTGACCAGCGAACGCGCCGACATCGACGACGTCCGGGTCCGCGAACTCGCGGATGACATCATCGAGGCGCAGCGCAAGGAGATCGCCGAGATGACCTGGCTCATCGAAGACATCGAGGAGAACGGCGTAGTCACGACGCCGGACGAGGCTGACGAGCGACCCGTTCCGGAGTTCGAGGCGAGCCCCTAG